The genomic stretch CAGAATATAAAAATGGAGAAATAACAGTTGAGCAATTAAAAGTAAATCTTGCAGAACAACAACAAATTCTTTTAAATGCCTTTACTGAAGGAGAAGTTAAGTCTACATATTGTAATGCTATGGTTGATGCACACCAATATGTTTTAGCATTAATAAATAATGGTAAAATCTTAAGAGAATAACTATGGAGGCATTAATTTTAATTGATGTCCAAAAAGGATTTTTAAAAAATAGTTTAGGAAAAAGAAATAATCTTCAAGCAGAAGAAAATATGTTGAAAATTTTAGATATCTTTAGAAAAGAAAAGAAAAAGATTATTCATATTCAACATTTTTCAAAAAATGAAAATGGACTTTTATTTAAAGAAGAAGATAGAAAATTTCAAATTGGTTTTGAGCCATTGAGAAATGAAATAGTTTTTCAAAAAAATGTGAATAGTGCCTTTATAGAGACTGGATTAGAAAAATATTTAAAAGATAATTCAATAGATACATTATTTATAGTTGGTATATCTTTACCACATTGTGTATCTACAACTATAAGAATGGCTAGTAATTTAGGCTTTGATGTAATTTTAATAGAAGATGCTACTGTATCATTTGAAATAACAGATTATTTCACAGGAAAAAAGTTATCTCCTGAAGATGTTCATAGATATAATATTTCTGCATTGAATGAAGAATTCTGTAAAGTAATTAACACAGAAGCATTTTTAAATAACTATTAATTGATAAGGAGGTATTATATGAAAACTTATGTTGTTTTAGCAGATGGCTTTGAAATTTTAGAAACTTTTGCACCTGTTGATGTTTTAAAAAGATGTGGAGCAGAGGTTATAACTGTGTCTACTGAAAAAGATTTACTAGTAGCTAGTTCACAAAGTAACATCGTTAAAGCTGATGTTATGCTATCAGATATTGACTATGAAACAGCAGATTTAATTATAATTCCTGGTGGTTATCCTGGATATATTAATTTAAGAGAAAATAAAGAAGTTGTTAATATAGTTAAATATTTTTTAGATAATGATAAATATATTGCGTCAATATGTGGTGGACCTACAATTTTTTCATATAATGACCTTGCAAATGGCACAAAATTAACTGGGCATTCATCAGTAAGAGAAGAAATTGAAAAAAATCATATTTATGTAGATGTTCCTACTCATATAGATGGAAAAATTATAACAGGAGTTGGAGCAGGACAAGCTATAAATTTTGCCTTTAAAATTGCTGAACAATTTTTTGATAAAGAAAAAATTGAAGAAGTAAAAAAAGGAATGGAAATAATTTAAAAATAGGTGAGAAACTTATATTAAATGGAATTATTAAAATATTAAGTAAAAAATAATTGAATTACATTCTAATTTTTAGATAGTAATAAGTTATTTTTTACTTTATTTTTTATTTAATATAAACTTTTGAATTAAAAAATTGTAATCTTTACAAAAGTTGATAAAAATAGTATAATTTAAAAAAGTTTTAATTATAGAAGGAGAAAAATTTATGAATAAAAAAATTATTATTATAGGTGGAGTTGCAGCAGGTATGAGTGCAGCTTCAAAAGCAAAAAGAATAGATAAAAATTTAGATATAACTGTTTATGAAATGACAGATGCAATATCTTGGGGAGCTTGTGGGCTACCATATTATGTTGGTGATTTTTATCCTAATGCTTCTTTAATGGTAGCAAGAACTTATGAAGAATTTCAAAAAGAAGGTAACAATGTAAAAATTAAACATAAGGTTGAAAATATAGATTTCAAAAATAAAAAAGTTTTTGTTAGAAACTTAAATGAAAATAAAGTTTTTGAAGATAGTTATGATGAGTTAGTTATAGCAACTGGAGCAAGTTCAACAAGTCCAAGGGATATTAAAAACTTAGATGCTGAAGGAGTCTATCATTTAAAAACTTTTAATGAAGGTTTAGAAGTAAAAAAAGAAATGATGAAAAAAGAAAATGAAAATATAATTATCATTGGTGCAGGTTATATTGGAATTGAAATTGCAGAAGCTGCTTTAAAACTTGGAAAAAATGTAAGAATTTTTCAGCATTCAGCTAGAATTTTAAATAAGACTTTTGATAAAGAAATTACAGATTTACTAGAAAATCATATAAGAGAACATGAAAAAATTTCTTTACACTTAAATGAAAGTCCAATTGAAGTAAGAACTTTTGAAAATAAAGTGATAGGATTAAAAACTGATAAAAAAGAATATGCTGCAAACTTAATAATTGTTGCAACAGGTGTTAAACCAAATACAGAGTTTTTAAAAGATACAGGTATTGAATTATTCACAAATGGTGCTATTGTAATAAATAGGTTTGGAGAAACTAATATTCCTAATGTTTATGCAGCAGGGGATTGTGCAACAGTTTATCATTCAGTTTTAGAAAAAAATGTATATATAGCTCTTGCAACAACAGCTAACAAATTAGGTAGACTTATTGGAGAAAATTTAACTGGTGCTAATAAAGCATTTATTGGAACATTAGGTTCAGCAGGAATAAAAGTCTTAGAATTTGAAGCTGCAAGAACAGGTATAACAGAACAGGAAGCAAAAGACAACAATATTAATTATAAGACAGTTTTTGTTGATGGAGAAGATCATTCAGCATATTATCCTGGTGGAGAAGATGTATATATAAAACTTATTTATAATGCAGATACAAAAATTTTATTAGGTGCACAAGTTGCAGGAAAAAGAGGAGCAGCACTAAGAGCTAATTCATTAGCAGTTGCTATACAAAATAAGATGACTGTTCAAGAATTAGCAAATATGGATTTCTTATATGCACCTCCATTTGCAACAACTTGGGATATTATGAATGTGGCTGGAAATGTAGCAAAGTAATATAATAAGGAGGTTAAGAAGTTAAATTGAAAACAAAACATATCATTATTGTAACTGGTTTAAGTGGTGCAGGAAAAACAACTGCTTTAAATATTTTAGAAGATATGAACTATTACACTATTGATAATCTTCCTTTAGGACTTGAAAAATCTTTATTAGATACTGAAATTGAGAAACTAGCAGTAGGTATAGATATTAGAACATTTAAAAATACAAAAGATTTTTTTAAATTTATAAACTTCATTAAAGAGTCTGGTGTAAAAATGGATATTATCTTTATAGAAGCACATGAAGCAATTATTCTAGGAAGATATACCTTGAGCCGTAGAGCACATCCTCTAAAGGAATTAACATTATTAAGAAGCATTTTAAAAGAAAAAAATATTTTATTTCAAATAAGAGAAATTGCAGATTTAATAATAGATACAACTGAAATAAAAACAGTTGAATTAGAAAAGAGATTCAAAAAATTCTTATCTGGTAAAGATGAATTAAATATAGATGTAAATATGAATATTCATATCCAATCTTTTGGATATGAGTATGGAGTTCCTATTGATAGTGATTTAATGTTTGATGTAAGATTTATTCCTAACCCATATTATATAGAGGAATTAAAAGAAAAAAATGGTTGTGATAAAGAAGTTAAGGACTATGTTTTACTACAAGAAGAAAGTAAAGAGTTTTATGATAAATTACTGCCACTTATTGAATTTTTAATTCCACAATATGTAAAAGAAGGAAAAAAACATTTAACAATTTCAATAGGTTGCAGTGGAGGACAACATAGATCAGTAACCTTTGTAAATAAATTGGCAGAAGACTTAAAAAATAGCAAAGCATTAGAGTATATAAATGTTTATGTGAGTCATAGGGAGAAAGAACTTGGACATTGGTAAACTTGATATTCCAGAATCACCTGGAGTATATTTAATGAAAAAAAATGATAAGGTTATCTATGTAGGAAAGGCTAAAAACCTTAAAAATAGAGTTTCTTCATATTTTAACAGAGTTCATGAAAGTGAGAAAACTAATGAACTTGTTAAAAATATTGAAGATATCGAATTTTTTCTTACTAATACAGAAATTGATGCCTTATTATTAGAAAATAATTTAATAAAAAAATATTCTCCAAAGTATAATATACTTTTAAAAGATGAAAAAACCTACCCTTTTATAAAGATAGGCAAAGAAGATTTTCCAAGTATAAAGATTGTTAGAACAACAAAGGCTTTGGATATTAAAAGTGGAGAATATTTTGGACCATATCCTTATGGTGCATGGAGATTAAAAAATATCCTTATGAAATTATTTAAAATAAGAGATTGTAATAGGGATATGAAAAAAGTCTCTCCAAGACCTTGTTTAAAATACTATATGAAAAGTTGTACTGGACCTTGTGTATATAAAGATATAAAAGAAGAGTATAATAAAGATGTTGAAAACTTAAAACAAGTTTTAAGAGGTAATACAAGTAAATTAATAAATGAATTGACAATATTGATCAATAAAGCATCTCAAGATATGGATTTTGAAAAATCAATAATATATAGAGAACAAATAAAAGAATTAAAATCCATTGCAAGTTCTCAAATAATTCAATATGAAAGAGAACTTGATGAAGATATATTTGTATTTAAGACTATTTTAGATAAGGCTTTCATCTGTGTTTTAAATATGAGAGATGGAAAAATTTTAGGTAAATCTTCCACTTCAATAGAATTAAAAAATAAAATTACTGATAATATCTATGAGGCAATCTTTATGTCTTATTATTCAAAACATATATTACCAAAAAGCTTAGTTCTAGATGCTGAATATGAAAATGAACTATCAGTTGTTGTTGGGGCATTAACAATTGAAGATTCTAAAAAGAAAGAATTCCATTTTCCTAAAATAAAGAGCAGAAGAAAAGAATTACTTGACATGGCATACAAAAATTTAGAAAGAGATATAGAAAGTTATTTTTCTAAAAAAGATACTATTGAAAAAGGTATTAAAGATTTACATGATATTTTGGGATTGAAAAGATTTCCAAGAAAAATTGAATGTTTTGATATATCTAATATTCAAGGAAAAGATGCTGTTGCTTCTATGAGTGTTTCTATTGAAGGAAGGGCAGCAAAAAAAGAATATAGAAAGTTTAAAATTAGATGTAAAGATACACCTGATGACTTTTCAATGATGAGAGAAGTTATTGAAAGGAGATATTCAAAGTTACCTGATATAGAATTTCCAGATGTTATATTAATAGATGGAGGATTAGGACAGATTAATTCAGCTGCTGAAGTCTTAGAAAGATTAGGAAAAC from Fusobacterium hwasookii encodes the following:
- a CDS encoding cysteine hydrolase family protein, with protein sequence MEALILIDVQKGFLKNSLGKRNNLQAEENMLKILDIFRKEKKKIIHIQHFSKNENGLLFKEEDRKFQIGFEPLRNEIVFQKNVNSAFIETGLEKYLKDNSIDTLFIVGISLPHCVSTTIRMASNLGFDVILIEDATVSFEITDYFTGKKLSPEDVHRYNISALNEEFCKVINTEAFLNNY
- a CDS encoding DJ-1 family glyoxalase III, with product MKTYVVLADGFEILETFAPVDVLKRCGAEVITVSTEKDLLVASSQSNIVKADVMLSDIDYETADLIIIPGGYPGYINLRENKEVVNIVKYFLDNDKYIASICGGPTIFSYNDLANGTKLTGHSSVREEIEKNHIYVDVPTHIDGKIITGVGAGQAINFAFKIAEQFFDKEKIEEVKKGMEII
- a CDS encoding CoA-disulfide reductase; the encoded protein is MNKKIIIIGGVAAGMSAASKAKRIDKNLDITVYEMTDAISWGACGLPYYVGDFYPNASLMVARTYEEFQKEGNNVKIKHKVENIDFKNKKVFVRNLNENKVFEDSYDELVIATGASSTSPRDIKNLDAEGVYHLKTFNEGLEVKKEMMKKENENIIIIGAGYIGIEIAEAALKLGKNVRIFQHSARILNKTFDKEITDLLENHIREHEKISLHLNESPIEVRTFENKVIGLKTDKKEYAANLIIVATGVKPNTEFLKDTGIELFTNGAIVINRFGETNIPNVYAAGDCATVYHSVLEKNVYIALATTANKLGRLIGENLTGANKAFIGTLGSAGIKVLEFEAARTGITEQEAKDNNINYKTVFVDGEDHSAYYPGGEDVYIKLIYNADTKILLGAQVAGKRGAALRANSLAVAIQNKMTVQELANMDFLYAPPFATTWDIMNVAGNVAK
- the rapZ gene encoding RNase adapter RapZ; translation: MKTKHIIIVTGLSGAGKTTALNILEDMNYYTIDNLPLGLEKSLLDTEIEKLAVGIDIRTFKNTKDFFKFINFIKESGVKMDIIFIEAHEAIILGRYTLSRRAHPLKELTLLRSILKEKNILFQIREIADLIIDTTEIKTVELEKRFKKFLSGKDELNIDVNMNIHIQSFGYEYGVPIDSDLMFDVRFIPNPYYIEELKEKNGCDKEVKDYVLLQEESKEFYDKLLPLIEFLIPQYVKEGKKHLTISIGCSGGQHRSVTFVNKLAEDLKNSKALEYINVYVSHREKELGHW
- the uvrC gene encoding excinuclease ABC subunit UvrC, giving the protein MDIGKLDIPESPGVYLMKKNDKVIYVGKAKNLKNRVSSYFNRVHESEKTNELVKNIEDIEFFLTNTEIDALLLENNLIKKYSPKYNILLKDEKTYPFIKIGKEDFPSIKIVRTTKALDIKSGEYFGPYPYGAWRLKNILMKLFKIRDCNRDMKKVSPRPCLKYYMKSCTGPCVYKDIKEEYNKDVENLKQVLRGNTSKLINELTILINKASQDMDFEKSIIYREQIKELKSIASSQIIQYERELDEDIFVFKTILDKAFICVLNMRDGKILGKSSTSIELKNKITDNIYEAIFMSYYSKHILPKSLVLDAEYENELSVVVGALTIEDSKKKEFHFPKIKSRRKELLDMAYKNLERDIESYFSKKDTIEKGIKDLHDILGLKRFPRKIECFDISNIQGKDAVASMSVSIEGRAAKKEYRKFKIRCKDTPDDFSMMREVIERRYSKLPDIEFPDVILIDGGLGQINSAAEVLERLGKLHLSELLSLAERNEEIYKYGESTPYVLSKDMEALKIFQRVRDEAHRFGVTYHRKLRSKRIIASELDKIEGIGEVRRKKLLTKFGSISGIKKASIEELTEIIPEKIALEIKNKIK